Part of the Nicotiana sylvestris chromosome 2, ASM39365v2, whole genome shotgun sequence genome, GACCTAGGGCCCGGTCCGTCCCGGTCCCAGCCCGGACCACCATACAGCActatgtgtacgcagaccttacccctaccccgaaggagtagagaggttatttcctaaagaccctcggctcaagaaaataaaaagacaaaaggagactATTAGTATTACCACAGAAATCATAGgaaaataggaacaacatgaaatccagatgaaagatgcaaagcaaaagtgATAGCTAATAAATAGGTCCTGCACTGAAAAGtgaaatagtaagacacaacattgccactagctatcttagacaaaaaccCTACCAGACTGGTCTCACAATAGTACGAATTAAGGAAAGAcacaactacctcctaacctacaaccctaatactcgacctccacctcttcctatcaagtgtcatgtcctcgaaaatctgaaaGTTCCTCgtaatatattatattattttcaatGAGCTTCTAATTGTGTGTTGTTACACAGCTAAAGGAGCAAGAGTAGCAGCCTCTGTGCAGCTAAATTATCTATACATGTAGAGCTAGCTGCAACATCTACAGCTGCATCTAATTGCAATAGCATTTCCAGAGGCAACACTTCCAAACCAACACAAATAACAACATAATATACGCCAGACATACAGCAGTTCTCGGAACACTAGCTAAACATATCCATGGGCTTCCACTGCTTTGTACACTGCCAAATACTTTTTTTTACCTACTATATAGCATTGATTTTCCATGCTATATAGTAGGTAAAAGTTACAGTAAATAGCAACTAGTATGCTGGTAGAAAGCAGTATAAATTTGAAAAATAGGGAGTTAATTGGTGAAAGAGATTAGGAGAATGGCATTGTATTGCATTCATAACATTTTCATCACTGTACTCGCCTATATACAAGCATGTCACTTGCAGGTTATATTGTCACTTGAACTCATTAGCACACATCAAAGGCGTAGTGTTGTGGTGGTATTTTACATTCTCTGACTTAAAATCTTGGATTATCATTGaacaggaagaagaagaaaggagaaaGGAACAGGAAATATGAAAAAAGATGCCATAGCGAAAAAGAAGGAAAACATGGCTTCAACCCAAGTTGAACGCCCAAGTAGCCTACATTGGAGAGAGATTTCTGGGCAGCGTTCACAACTTTTCACATCATGAGTTAGCTTTTGCAGCCAAAGTTTGTGACAGAGTGCTATCGAAGCTTAGCATCACTAAAACTAGTGCTGCAGTTGAGCCGGGCTGTTATACAACAATCAAGGCATTGTCGATTTGGGAGGATGAAAGTGTGAGCTTCTTCTTTGTTGTTTCACAGAAGACGGAGCAAGAGTAGCAACAAAATTATCTACACATGTAGAACTAGCTGCAACTACAGCTGCATCTAATTGCAAATTCATCCACCTTCACTTGTTTTTCTTTCATCCCACGTGCATCAACTTGTTGCGCCTCACCACTGGCAGCAAGCGAGGTAGGTATAAAGACCGGAGAATTTGAATTTTCTGCATTACAGTTGAAGTTGCACCACCATCTACTCTTTCTTCACTGTTAAAACCACCAGCCTGCATCTCAATTAAAACTCGTGGTGCGTATGAATTCCACCAGCCTGCATCACAATTAAAACTCTATGCTGGGCTGATTGTGAAAGCTATATAAAAACTTGAAAAAGCTGAGATATAAGATATCTTGCAGAGGTTGTCCACCTTTTGTTTCACTTCTTGCTCATCAGTGGAGGAGGTAACATGTAGAGCTAAGTGCAACTACAGCTACACATTATAGTATCTCTCAGTGTTTGAAGGAGACAGGCTTACACTGCTTTGTACATTTCCAAGACTAACTTTTAGGAACGTTGATATTCGTATTGCCACTTCCTAAAGCATTATTCCCATGCCCTTGTAATACTTTTTTCAATAGCTTGCGCCATCAAAATCAACAATGGAGGCCTTAGAGATTCTTGACAGAGGAACAGAAGTGATAGCCATGTTCAGTCTGCAGAAGGTATTGAAAGCACAATGTATCAGCGAAGGAGGTGATAGCTTAGTGGCTCTTGCACATTTCGATTAAAAATTTTCAGTAGCGGTATAGTACTCAAATTTTTTCTTAGTGGGGTTCCTGCTGGACTGAAAGACTGCATCTTTACTCACATTAGGACTAGTACATTTTTCTGAAGTTTGCGATGGGATATCATGCATTGATGTATTAATAGGCACTGGAGGATTTTTAATAACACTTACCGTTGCAGAACCTATTGAAACATCTGGACCTGAATATCCCCCCATCATATGCATCAATGGGCTGATTCTTGGTGCGCGTGAATTCCACAAGCCTGCATAACAATTAAAACTCTATGCGTCGATGAGCTGATTGAGATGGTATTTCTTGAAAGTTACATAAAAACTTGAAAAAGCTGAGATATAAGATAACTTTCATATAATACAGAAGTTAACCACCTTTTGTTTCACTTCTTGCTATCCTCCAAATACACCTTGTAATCAATATCTGAGTGAATATTATCCCATCATTGCGGAGAGTCAGCAATCCCAAATATATTTCTGGACTTGAGAAGTAATGTATGATATGCAAACAATTCAAGCCatgccaaaaaagaaaagagagtacACAAAAACAACAATTTGAAAGAACAAAGCTTGAAATACATAACTAGAGTGCCTGTTTCAAGcatacaaaatgaagaaaaagtgGGGAAATTAGACAAAAGTAGTATAGTAATAATTGATATCCATACAAATCCATCACTTATTCACCACAacagaataaaggaaaaaggaaGGAAATAGCACGAAGAATGCAATAGATATGAATGTTTAGGAACTTATTTCATGTTCATCTTTAGACTCATTCCGAACAAGGACCTGAATCATGTCTTCTCCCATCATATCTTCAACATATTGCTTAATCTCGCAAGCAGAATCTTCAAGTTGACGGAGCAAGAGTAGCAGCAAAATTATCTACACAGCTGCATCTAATTGCAAATTCATCCACCTGCACTTGTTTTTCTTTCATCCCATGTGCATCAACTTGTTGCGCCTCACCACTGGCCACAGAGGTAGGTATAAAGACCGGAGAATTTGAATTTTCTGCATGATAGTTGAAGTTGCACCACCATCTACTCTTTCTTCACTGTTATGTAAGGTGAATTCACATCTTGATCAAGGATACAGCAGCCTCAACTCCAAATGCGTCGATGGGCTGATTCTTGGTGCGTGTGAATTCCACCAGCCTGCATCACAACTAAAACTCTATGCGTCGATGAGCTGATTGTGACGGTATTTGTTGAAAGATATATAAAAAACTTGAAAAAGCTGAGATATAAGATAACTTTCATATAGTACAGAGGTTGCCCACCTTTTGCTTCCTACAGCACTATTCTCATCATTCTGCAAAAGAAAATTACAGTGGTCAAACTCTACCACATATAATGAAATGAAGGAGGCAATAAGTTCGTCTATACTCACATATTTTCCCAGGGTAAAAGTGCTCAAGACTTGATCAATTATAAACAAGGACCTGAATATCCCCCATCATATCTTCAACATCTTGCTTAATCTTCAGAGCAGATGATTCAAGTCGACGGCTCCTCACCAGTTCGATACTTTTTAAGGAACAAATATCCCCGAAACTAGGCGGAATCTCCTTAAGCTTACGACAGTACCGCAGTCGTAATTTCTCAAGCGCAGGAAAGGATTCCTCTCTAACCTCCCACTTAGCAAGATTCACTCGCTGCAATGTCAAACATTTGAGATTCTGGAAGGTGTCTTCCTCCCCCATGTTCCATTCTTCCCCCTCGATGATTGCATTTTTAAGGTACAGGTCTTCAAGGTTGGACAGTCTGCCTATTGTTGATAGTGAATCGGATGTCAGAGGAAACTCACACAAACTCAACATTTTCACGCCCGAAGGGAAGTGAAAATCCCAAAGCCGATTTGCCGCTACAGAGAGCACATTATCATTTGTATTTGAACTTTCAAAAGTTACTTTGAGAGATTCTAGTTCATTTAGGAAGTCCAATTTCGGGAACCAATATCGCCCTGTTGAACAATCCCATGATTCCTTGAGATCAAATCGAAGCTCTTGAAGATTGGGAAACCTTTTGAAAATATCCTCTGTGTCTTTTGAATAGGAAACTTCGAGTCCCCGTAATAATCTCAAGCTCACTAACTTTGAGTCCTCTGCTACTAGTATTGGTTCATTTGTATCCAAATCAAAGAAAGAACAATCATCTATGCCCAGcactcgcaactttacaagattCCAAATTGTTGGTAATATTACCAAGGGTGGTCCATATTTCTTCACCCACAGAGTTTCTAGATTCCAGAGATTTGAAAAAGACGAAGGCAGAGATTTAACTTCTGTCCGAATGTATAAGTACCTCAAATGAACCAATGTGCATATTTTATTCAGCAAAGAATCATTCACTGTGATAAAAAAGGTATCCAATTGCAACACTCTAAGAAGCCTCAAGTGTCTTAAGTGGCATATATCATAAAGAAGACTATTGTCACGATCTATGTGGTCAGTTATCCTCAAAGAATAGAGGTGTTTACCAGAATGCCTTTTATTTTTTGAATCGAACAGGGAAAAATTGTTATACCCAAAGTGCCCCTGACCATATTCGATTCTCATTCGACGTGGCATTAGatctgaagaagatgatgatggaGCACTTGAACTTATCTCGACAAACAACTTTTCCTCTCTTGCTTTTATCAAACAAAAGTCATGCACAAGATCATGAATTTGGCAAGTCTGGATTTTACCTATCTCATTGAAAGAAATTACTAAGCTACTGGAAATTAAATTATCCAAATAAACATCCATCACTTCTTCCACACTGTTCATCTCTGTGTTTTCCGCAAATCCTTCGGCATGCCAGAATCTTTTCAAAACTTCTACTGGAATTGCTCTATCCTTCCGATAACTTGCAAAGTAAAGTAAGCATGACTTTAAGGGATCAGATAAATGGTCATAACTTAATGCTATAACCTTCATCACGTCCTCTTCTTTCTGGAAAATAAAGGAATTCAAATTATTTCTAACTTCAAGCCACAcactccttttcttttccttccccGCAATGACTCCAGCAATCAAATCAACCACCAAAGGAAGCCGTTTACAGTTTTGGACTATCTCTTCTCCAACATCCACTAGTTCATCAGGGCAACTTTCTTTTCCAAAGACCTTTTTCTCTAATAACTCCCAACTTTCTTCCGGTCTTAGCAATCGAAGGTCAAGAGGATCACTGTGGCGTTGTGCATGCATAGCGACTTTCTTTTCTCGAGTCGTCAAAATAAGTCGACTTCCTTTCTCAACTTCAGGAAAAGGTCTTGTCAACTCATCCCATGCTGCAGTGTCCCACAAATCATCTAAGACTATAAGGTACCTCTTTCCAAATAGATATTTTCGTAGCTCATCAGCAACATCAATATTCTCACTGAATTTCAAAACTGAGCCAGTAACTTGATTAAATAGTTTTTTCAGCAACTCCATCACGTCATACTTTTGATCAACTGTACACCATGCACGGATGTCAAAATGACCAACAACTGACTTATCATTATACACTTTGTACGCCAAAGTAGTTTTACCGGAACCCGGCATACCAGTGATCGAAATGACATCTAGTGTTTTTGGTCCACTAGTGAGCTTCCTAATTATCAAGTATGTCTCCTCTTTAAAACCTACGATTATTTTTCCAGCTATCGATGACTTGCGCTCAAGTGGCTTGCTGGGAGAGTTCACAACAATGACGCCCATGTTCTTGGGAATCTTCTCAAATAAATTTGAGACCCCTTCTTTGATAAGATTGATCTTTTCTATGGCAACGGGAAGTGAGAAAATTAGATGTAAGAGACCATTGTCTCTTACAATAATTGAATCAATGACATCTTTTGTCTCGTATGCCACATCTAAAACACGTGCCCAGAGATCTTTATACAGTTCTTGCTGAACATTCCCGAAGAAAGATCTTATGAATTCCAGATCTTCTTTCACCATCCTGATTTCTTCCTCTATCAAAGCAACTAAATAAGCATTGGAATTGAGCAAATCATTTAAGTGTCTAAGTAGAAGATGCATGAACAGGGGTCCATCACTCATGGGAAAGCAGAGTTGAGATGAGTCCGGGGCTTTCAAGTAAACATCTTTGAGTTCTCTCTTCAGGAGTTCAATATTTTCGAGCAAGCCTAGAGTTGCACTATTTGTTACATAGGTACTCTCTCCATTCTTTGATTTCTCTTCCAAGTCGCGAGCAATAGCTGATACGTCCCTGGTAAGTGCTCCAACACGTGCTAGGAATTCAAACAACTTGCCAGTATGAATAAAGTCCCTAGCCACATCAGTGATAATGATTAATAGGAACTCTATCATGATATGAATATTTCGAGCCCCTGGAGTGCTTGCGGTAATAACATTTATCATGTGCTCCTGTAGATGAATAAGATATTCTCTAAGAATCTCCGGAGAGGTTTCTAGGAGCTGCTTAATAAAGTGTCCAACTTCTGCTGATGTGGAAGCGTTCAAATTTGTAAAACATATGTGCATAACCTCCAACTGAGTTGGAATAATCTCAAATAATAGATGTTCTAGAGAGTGTCCACCAATTTGATTAGGCCATAGGAAGCGTCCTACTCTCTCAGCCATTGGTTGAAACTGAGGTAAGACATATTCAACAATCTCATTCCCAATGCAACCATTCACTATCAACTCGTAGAAATCTCTTATGTTGCCACATACATTCTGAAGAATCTCATATTCTGTCATGAATGGAGAAAGTTGTTCACCATGATACTTGGAAAGATGGTGGAGATTCAGAAGTAGGAAGTCCAGCTCCAATATCAGCTTTTCAGTTAGATCCACGTCAACGGCTTTTTGAATTTCTTCATTCTTTAAGCTCTCTATGAAATCCAGAACATTGAGAGTGTCCTTGTGAAGGGTGGAAAATGGCACCTGCCAAAAGACCAAACATTATATCAAATTCTCACAAAGAAAGACAGTTAATTCTCTATATATTATTTTCTTCTGTCAAACATATAAACACAACCTCTTGAAAATAAGAACTAACAAGGATTGATAAGCTTTATAATGTTTAgttgtttttttctttattcttacaGCAAGAAGTTTATAATTCTATCAATAAGTTCCTattctttttttataaaatagTGAATGCACATGTCTCTGGTAGCAAAAACTTGCTCATACTTGGTATTTATACCAAATCATACTAACTTATAATGGTTACGCGATTTAATAATGAAAGAATATATATTAAGTGAAAGAACTTTATGTGCAGACACATGACATGCATCTGTTGGTTTTGTATATAAAGTCACAATTAATTGGAAAGAAATAAAATAGAACaaacaagaaataaaatttatCCGATTCATGATATTAAGAGAAAAAGTAGTATAGACGTCATGGATTTCAATTTCTTCAACCATAGGTACATTTGCCTCAATATTTTTAGCTTCAGATTCATTTACTGAAGTATGAAGTGAAGAAACAGAAGTAGAGGTGATTAAGTAAGGGTGGGAATAATCACAACATACGTCACAAATTTCAATGTCTTCAACCATAGGTTCCTTTGCTGAAGTGTGAGGAGCAAGTTTCTGCAAATAAACACCAATAGCATCAAGGAACAACCCAGAACGCCCGTGAAATCCCACAATAGCTACACCTTCTTCCATCACAAGTGAAAATGGGGTTCCGGCAGCTTCACACCCAAATGGTCCATAATTCTTTGCATTAGTTATAAAACATAGAGATTTTATAATCGAACGGTCGTAAAAACGTCCAAATGTCCCCTTGATGCCAGTTAAATATTCCAATGGAGTTGCCTCAATAACAACCTGAGATTATTGCAAATTACATATCGGTTAAATAAGCAGCAGAGTTGGGAATTTTGATAAGAATTCAGAAAagcgcaagcatgtcatattaggATTCAAAATCTCTTACCTAAATCAAATTTGGACCCTTAGTTGAATCCTCCCAATGCAAAGGAAGCAACAAACTTAAATATGAAGTAACAGGTTCATTCATATCTTCGACTTGAAAGATGCTTATATAACTATAGATTTTACACTATGTATACTAAAATTGCAAAAAGTTGCTACACTATCATATTAAGTTGACCTATAACATGATTTTTCATATCAAGAGTTTGATAAGGTAACTTGAAGGCTGTAAGATAAACGAATAAGCGCTATAACTAGTTTAATTGTCTTAATAATTAAATGTTTTACATAATTTAAGCTCATTTCTATGACATGACACAAAATAAACTTGAGAAGAACGTGACaattatgagaaataaatatGTTGACCATAATCTTTTTGGACTTACCTTGTCTCTTCGACCTCCATCCCCACCAAACTTTGGTGAGTCGATGGTAGTACCTTGTTCAGTAATGGTTCTGAACATGATGGAGTCTATAACATCTCCATGAGCAATCAATATTTCTTTAATAGGACTTTTCAGCATGTAATTCCATTCTGATCCACCAGTGCCTCCCCATGGCTCCAACAATATTGAGTCTGCTTGATAGTAACTCACTTGATTTCCCTTCACATACATAACAAATCAATGGATCCATTATATGCTGTGaaaaaaatagaatgaatatagaTACAGTCATGTAATAGAATAGAAAGCAAGTGCCACTACTGGCGATttgctttgatttttttttcaatcccTTTCTCTTGATATTTCTTATGATCATTCTATTTAAAGTTATTCATTCTATATAGAGGGAAAATGGATAAGTACCCCCTCCCCCCCCTCTCCCCTCTcccctctcccccccccccccatatagCCAGATTTCCAACTACACACTTTATTTTTACGGGGGTCCTATTACCCCCTCCCCCCGAACTATTTCAAAATAGAATTATTTGCACCCTAAAGGCTTATGTGGCAGAGCGTGTGTATTTCACTCTCCGTGAGAGAGTGAGAggcaaaattataattttaatttctagaaaaaatttactttcttaattttttttaaattaaatatataatttcttACGTTTTCCTTTTTTCTGTTCTTTTCCCTTGTCTTCTTCTTTTACTTCACTTTTTCGACATCATTCGTCGGCGACGTTGTCCgacttttcttctttaatttatcATGCTAATatgcttcttctttctctttctttcacacGCAATAACACTCTCAAAAAGATTTATTCATATGCAGAATAAAATATACTCAGATCTGAAAAAATATCTATCATCAGAAAATCTTAATTTATTCTATTTCAAAATGGTTTAGGGGGAGATAATAGGAACCC contains:
- the LOC104242084 gene encoding putative late blight resistance protein homolog R1A-3 isoform X2 produces the protein MLKSPIKEILIAHGDVIDSIMFRTITEQGTTIDSPKFGGDGGRRDKVVIEATPLEYLTGIKGTFGRFYDRSIIKSLCFITNAKNYGPFGCEAAGTPFSLVMEEGVAIVGFHGRSGLFLDAIGVYLQKLAPHTSAKEPMVEDIEICDVPFSTLHKDTLNVLDFIESLKNEEIQKAVDVDLTEKLILELDFLLLNLHHLSKYHGEQLSPFMTEYEILQNVCGNIRDFYELIVNGCIGNEIVEYVLPQFQPMAERVGRFLWPNQIGGHSLEHLLFEIIPTQLEVMHICFTNLNASTSAEVGHFIKQLLETSPEILREYLIHLQEHMINVITASTPGARNIHIMIEFLLIIITDVARDFIHTGKLFEFLARVGALTRDVSAIARDLEEKSKNGESTYVTNSATLGLLENIELLKRELKDVYLKAPDSSQLCFPMSDGPLFMHLLLRHLNDLLNSNAYLVALIEEEIRMVKEDLEFIRSFFGNVQQELYKDLWARVLDVAYETKDVIDSIIVRDNGLLHLIFSLPVAIEKINLIKEGVSNLFEKIPKNMGVIVVNSPSKPLERKSSIAGKIIVGFKEETYLIIRKLTSGPKTLDVISITGMPGSGKTTLAYKVYNDKSVVGHFDIRAWCTVDQKYDVMELLKKLFNQVTGSVLKFSENIDVADELRKYLFGKRYLIVLDDLWDTAAWDELTRPFPEVEKGSRLILTTREKKVAMHAQRHSDPLDLRLLRPEESWELLEKKVFGKESCPDELVDVGEEIVQNCKRLPLVVDLIAGVIAGKEKKRSVWLEVRNNLNSFIFQKEEDVMKVIALSYDHLSDPLKSCLLYFASYRKDRAIPVEVLKRFWHAEGFAENTEMNSVEEVMDVYLDNLISSSLVISFNEIGKIQTCQIHDLVHDFCLIKAREEKLFVEISSSAPSSSSSDLMPRRMRIEYGQGHFGYNNFSLFDSKNKRHSGKHLYSLRITDHIDRDNSLLYDICHLRHLRLLRVLQLDTFFITVNDSLLNKICTLVHLRYLYIRTEVKSLPSSFSNLWNLETLWVKKYGPPLVILPTIWNLVKLRVLGIDDCSFFDLDTNEPILVAEDSKLVSLRLLRGLEVSYSKDTEDIFKRFPNLQELRFDLKESWDCSTGRYWFPKLDFLNELESLKVTFESSNTNDNVLSVAANRLWDFHFPSGVKMLSLCEFPLTSDSLSTIGRLSNLEDLYLKNAIIEGEEWNMGEEDTFQNLKCLTLQRVNLAKWEVREESFPALEKLRLRYCRKLKEIPPSFGDICSLKSIELVRSRRLESSALKIKQDVEDMMGDIQVLVYN
- the LOC104242084 gene encoding putative late blight resistance protein homolog R1B-16 isoform X1 encodes the protein MERGKEIVGEREKGKAIKLSGNQVSYYQADSILLEPWGGTGGSEWNYMLKSPIKEILIAHGDVIDSIMFRTITEQGTTIDSPKFGGDGGRRDKVVIEATPLEYLTGIKGTFGRFYDRSIIKSLCFITNAKNYGPFGCEAAGTPFSLVMEEGVAIVGFHGRSGLFLDAIGVYLQKLAPHTSAKEPMVEDIEICDVPFSTLHKDTLNVLDFIESLKNEEIQKAVDVDLTEKLILELDFLLLNLHHLSKYHGEQLSPFMTEYEILQNVCGNIRDFYELIVNGCIGNEIVEYVLPQFQPMAERVGRFLWPNQIGGHSLEHLLFEIIPTQLEVMHICFTNLNASTSAEVGHFIKQLLETSPEILREYLIHLQEHMINVITASTPGARNIHIMIEFLLIIITDVARDFIHTGKLFEFLARVGALTRDVSAIARDLEEKSKNGESTYVTNSATLGLLENIELLKRELKDVYLKAPDSSQLCFPMSDGPLFMHLLLRHLNDLLNSNAYLVALIEEEIRMVKEDLEFIRSFFGNVQQELYKDLWARVLDVAYETKDVIDSIIVRDNGLLHLIFSLPVAIEKINLIKEGVSNLFEKIPKNMGVIVVNSPSKPLERKSSIAGKIIVGFKEETYLIIRKLTSGPKTLDVISITGMPGSGKTTLAYKVYNDKSVVGHFDIRAWCTVDQKYDVMELLKKLFNQVTGSVLKFSENIDVADELRKYLFGKRYLIVLDDLWDTAAWDELTRPFPEVEKGSRLILTTREKKVAMHAQRHSDPLDLRLLRPEESWELLEKKVFGKESCPDELVDVGEEIVQNCKRLPLVVDLIAGVIAGKEKKRSVWLEVRNNLNSFIFQKEEDVMKVIALSYDHLSDPLKSCLLYFASYRKDRAIPVEVLKRFWHAEGFAENTEMNSVEEVMDVYLDNLISSSLVISFNEIGKIQTCQIHDLVHDFCLIKAREEKLFVEISSSAPSSSSSDLMPRRMRIEYGQGHFGYNNFSLFDSKNKRHSGKHLYSLRITDHIDRDNSLLYDICHLRHLRLLRVLQLDTFFITVNDSLLNKICTLVHLRYLYIRTEVKSLPSSFSNLWNLETLWVKKYGPPLVILPTIWNLVKLRVLGIDDCSFFDLDTNEPILVAEDSKLVSLRLLRGLEVSYSKDTEDIFKRFPNLQELRFDLKESWDCSTGRYWFPKLDFLNELESLKVTFESSNTNDNVLSVAANRLWDFHFPSGVKMLSLCEFPLTSDSLSTIGRLSNLEDLYLKNAIIEGEEWNMGEEDTFQNLKCLTLQRVNLAKWEVREESFPALEKLRLRYCRKLKEIPPSFGDICSLKSIELVRSRRLESSALKIKQDVEDMMGDIQVLVYN